The proteins below come from a single Ruegeria sp. SCSIO 43209 genomic window:
- a CDS encoding TrkH family potassium uptake protein: protein MMDLRPVGYVIGLLVAILGATMLLPMLVDMIEGRGEWHVFFESAVITLLTGSVLAMSCSNGVGEGLTIRQTFLLTSGVWVALPVFGAIPFLFGETELRFVDAYFEAMSGLTTTGSTVISGLDELPQGLLLWRGVLQWLGGIGIIVVAMVFLPELRVGGMQIFRSEGFETMGKILPRAQEIAGQISLIYVFLTVVCALVYAGFGMSFFDAVVHAMTTIATGGFSNYDSSFARFSGPLEYAAAIFMILAALPFVRYVQLANGHTSSLWKDSQIRAFLATIVVLVVIMSIFLTSVFPHHWEQAFRESLFNITSIISGTGYASVDYMGWGSFPVMLFFLIGLIGGCAGSTACSIKVFRYQLLFASIKTQLSRIRSPHGVFVPRYDGRPISRDVLTSVMSFFMFFALSMGVLSWALALTGLDFITSVSGAATALANVGPGLGEQIGPAGNFAGLNDGAKWLLTIGMLVGRLELLAVYAIFTVQFWRG from the coding sequence ATGATGGATCTTCGCCCGGTCGGATATGTGATTGGCCTGCTGGTCGCCATTCTAGGGGCGACCATGCTGCTGCCTATGCTTGTCGACATGATCGAGGGGCGGGGCGAGTGGCATGTTTTCTTTGAAAGCGCGGTCATCACACTGCTGACCGGCAGTGTTCTTGCGATGAGCTGTTCCAACGGGGTGGGCGAAGGTCTGACCATCCGTCAGACATTCTTGCTGACCTCGGGTGTCTGGGTGGCGTTGCCGGTTTTTGGCGCAATTCCGTTTCTGTTCGGCGAAACTGAACTGCGTTTCGTCGATGCCTATTTCGAGGCGATGTCGGGGCTGACCACCACAGGTTCAACCGTGATCTCGGGGCTAGACGAACTGCCACAGGGCTTGTTGCTCTGGCGGGGCGTTTTGCAATGGTTGGGGGGCATCGGAATCATCGTCGTGGCGATGGTGTTCCTACCCGAGCTGCGCGTTGGTGGGATGCAGATCTTCCGCTCGGAAGGGTTTGAAACCATGGGAAAAATTCTGCCCCGTGCGCAAGAGATCGCCGGGCAGATTTCCTTGATCTACGTATTTCTGACGGTGGTCTGCGCATTGGTCTATGCCGGTTTCGGCATGAGCTTTTTTGACGCCGTCGTGCATGCCATGACCACAATCGCTACGGGCGGGTTTTCAAACTATGACAGCTCTTTCGCCCGGTTTTCGGGACCTCTGGAATATGCCGCTGCCATCTTCATGATCCTCGCGGCGCTGCCATTTGTGCGGTATGTGCAATTGGCCAATGGTCACACAAGCTCGTTGTGGAAAGACAGCCAGATTCGGGCGTTTCTGGCAACCATCGTGGTTCTGGTTGTGATTATGTCGATCTTCCTGACTTCGGTCTTTCCGCACCATTGGGAGCAGGCGTTCCGCGAGTCGCTGTTCAACATCACATCGATCATTTCGGGCACCGGGTACGCGAGTGTCGACTATATGGGCTGGGGCAGTTTTCCGGTCATGTTGTTCTTCCTGATCGGATTGATTGGCGGTTGCGCGGGGTCCACCGCGTGTTCGATCAAGGTGTTCCGCTATCAATTGCTGTTTGCGTCGATTAAAACCCAGCTCAGCCGAATTCGTTCGCCGCATGGTGTGTTCGTGCCGCGCTATGATGGACGACCGATCAGTCGCGACGTGCTGACCTCGGTCATGAGTTTCTTCATGTTCTTTGCACTATCGATGGGGGTTCTGTCGTGGGCGCTGGCCCTGACTGGGTTGGACTTTATCACCTCGGTATCGGGGGCCGCGACGGCACTGGCTAATGTGGGGCCGGGGCTGGGGGAACAGATCGGGCCAGCAGGCAACTTTGCGGGGCTGAATGACGGTGCCAAGTGGCTGCTGACGATTGGGATGCTGGTCGGACGCCTTGAACTGCTGGCTGTCTACGCAATCTTTACCGTTCAATTCTGGAGAGGCTAA
- the folE2 gene encoding GTP cyclohydrolase FolE2 codes for MNIHPRDINETPDHDQAAAALKVLREWAKSASAAEISQLDPAIAQLVPGLLPSNYPALSREYPQGFEADAAYKATLPDLQNGPSSLIRGSMQQIQHVGISNFRLPIRFHRKSGAELTLETSVTGSVSLEAEKKGINMSRIMRSFYKHAERTFSFEVMEAALNDYLTDLDSLDARIQMRFSYPDRIESLRSGLSGYQYYDIALELVDQGGERLKIMHLDYVYSSTCPCSLELSEHARATRGQLATPHSQRSVARISVVIDCNADCLWFEDLIALCRRAVPTETQVMVKREDEQAFAELNAANPIFVEDAARLFCAELQADHHVGDFRVIASHQESLHSHDAVSILTEGPTFESASLDPRLFTTLFHVG; via the coding sequence ATGAACATTCATCCGCGCGACATCAACGAGACACCCGATCACGATCAGGCCGCAGCGGCGCTCAAGGTGCTGCGCGAATGGGCGAAATCAGCCTCGGCGGCCGAGATCAGTCAACTGGACCCGGCCATTGCGCAGCTTGTCCCGGGGCTGTTGCCGTCAAACTATCCAGCCCTCTCGCGCGAATATCCCCAAGGGTTCGAGGCGGATGCAGCCTACAAGGCCACATTGCCGGATCTGCAAAACGGTCCGTCCAGCCTGATCCGGGGTTCGATGCAGCAGATCCAGCATGTCGGCATCTCGAATTTCCGTCTGCCGATCCGGTTCCATCGCAAAAGCGGTGCCGAGCTGACACTTGAGACCTCGGTCACCGGGTCTGTCAGCCTTGAGGCCGAGAAGAAGGGCATCAACATGTCTCGGATCATGCGGTCCTTCTACAAGCACGCCGAGCGCACCTTTAGTTTTGAGGTGATGGAGGCAGCGCTGAACGACTATCTGACTGATCTGGATAGTTTGGATGCGCGCATACAGATGCGGTTTTCCTATCCCGATCGGATTGAGAGCCTGCGTTCGGGCTTGTCCGGATATCAGTATTACGACATCGCGCTGGAACTGGTTGATCAAGGCGGGGAACGTCTGAAGATTATGCATCTGGACTATGTCTATTCGTCCACTTGCCCCTGTTCATTGGAACTGAGCGAACACGCGCGCGCAACCCGCGGGCAGTTGGCGACGCCGCATTCCCAGCGCTCGGTGGCGCGGATTTCGGTGGTTATCGATTGCAACGCCGATTGCCTGTGGTTCGAAGATCTGATCGCGCTGTGCCGCCGCGCGGTGCCAACCGAAACTCAGGTGATGGTCAAGCGCGAAGATGAACAGGCCTTTGCCGAACTGAACGCGGCCAATCCCATATTCGTGGAAGATGCCGCGCGTCTGTTCTGCGCCGAGCTGCAGGCCGATCATCATGTCGGCGATTTCCGTGTGATCGCCAGCCATCAGGAAAGCCTGCACAGCCATGATGCGGTCTCGATTCTGACCGAAGGTCCAACCTTCGAATCCGCGAGCCTGGACCCGCGTTTGTTCACGACGCTGTTTCATGTGGGCTGA
- the metZ gene encoding O-succinylhomoserine sulfhydrylase produces MSESWNKRTQAVHGGIRRSQYNEVSESIFLTQGFVYDNAEQAEARFIESGPDEFIYARYGNPTVSMFEQRIAALEGGEDAFATASGMAAVNGALTSMLQAGDHVVSAKALFGSCLYILENILTRYGVEVTFVDGTDLDAWEAAIRPDTKAVFFESMSNPTLEVIDITSVSKLAHAVGAVVIVDNVFSTPVFSRAIEQGADVVVYSATKHIDGQGRALGGVIIGTKEFIRGTVEPYMKHTGGALSPFSAWIMVKGLETMALRVNAQADSAQTIAEALEGHSALERTLYPGLRTHAQNALVQEQLGGKGGTVLSLDIKGGKAAAFAFLNALTIPVISNNLGDAKSIATHPATTTHQRLSDEQRDELGITPGLIRLSVGLEDAGDLLADIQRALDVSQG; encoded by the coding sequence ATGAGCGAGAGCTGGAACAAACGCACCCAAGCCGTCCATGGCGGCATCCGTCGCAGTCAGTACAATGAGGTTTCTGAGTCGATCTTTCTGACGCAGGGGTTTGTCTACGATAACGCCGAGCAGGCCGAGGCCCGGTTTATCGAAAGCGGCCCGGATGAGTTCATCTATGCCCGCTACGGCAACCCCACCGTGTCGATGTTCGAGCAGCGTATCGCAGCTTTGGAAGGCGGCGAGGATGCGTTTGCCACCGCTTCAGGTATGGCCGCTGTGAACGGTGCGCTGACTTCGATGCTGCAGGCGGGCGACCATGTGGTTTCAGCCAAGGCGCTTTTTGGGTCCTGTCTGTATATCCTCGAAAACATCCTGACGCGTTATGGCGTTGAGGTGACCTTTGTAGACGGCACCGATCTGGACGCGTGGGAGGCCGCGATCCGGCCTGACACCAAGGCAGTGTTTTTTGAATCCATGTCGAACCCGACGCTTGAAGTGATCGACATCACGTCCGTGTCGAAGCTGGCCCATGCGGTGGGTGCGGTTGTAATCGTGGACAACGTGTTCTCGACACCCGTGTTCTCGCGCGCGATCGAACAGGGAGCCGACGTGGTGGTCTATTCGGCGACCAAGCATATCGACGGGCAGGGCCGGGCGCTGGGCGGCGTGATCATCGGCACCAAGGAATTCATCCGTGGCACGGTCGAGCCTTACATGAAGCACACCGGCGGTGCGCTTAGCCCGTTCAGCGCTTGGATCATGGTCAAAGGTCTTGAAACCATGGCCCTGCGCGTAAACGCGCAAGCCGATAGCGCGCAAACGATCGCAGAAGCTTTAGAAGGGCATTCTGCACTGGAGCGGACTCTGTATCCCGGGCTGAGAACCCATGCGCAAAACGCGTTGGTGCAAGAGCAGCTGGGCGGCAAGGGCGGTACGGTTCTATCGCTGGACATCAAGGGCGGCAAAGCGGCAGCGTTTGCGTTCCTGAATGCGCTGACGATCCCTGTGATCTCGAATAATTTAGGCGATGCCAAGTCGATCGCAACGCACCCGGCCACCACAACGCACCAGCGTCTGAGTGACGAACAACGCGATGAGTTGGGTATCACGCCGGGCCTGATCCGCCTTTCGGTTGGGCTTGAGGATGCCGGTGATTTGCTGGCGGATATCCAGCGCGCGCTAGACGTATCTCAGGGCTAG
- a CDS encoding glutathione S-transferase N-terminal domain-containing protein — protein sequence MIELYFWPTPNGWKVSIALEEMELPYKTHLINIGKGDQFDPEFLKISPNNRMPAIVDPDGPDGAPVSVFESGAILMYLARKTGRFYGNTERDRIAVEEWLMWQMGGVGPMAGQAHHFLKYAPHLDPPQDHPYPKDRYRSEVGRLYGVLDRRLAENEYVAGDFYSIADMSIWGWASLWEGQQQVLEDKPHFTRWLDMMSARPAVIAGRALHADLRGDHRDQKSQGVLFKR from the coding sequence ATGATTGAACTCTATTTCTGGCCCACGCCCAACGGCTGGAAAGTGTCCATCGCTCTGGAAGAGATGGAGCTGCCCTACAAAACCCACCTGATCAACATCGGCAAGGGCGACCAGTTCGATCCCGAGTTTCTAAAGATCTCGCCTAACAACCGTATGCCCGCCATCGTCGACCCGGACGGCCCTGACGGCGCGCCTGTTTCGGTCTTCGAAAGCGGCGCGATCCTGATGTACCTCGCCCGCAAGACCGGGCGGTTCTACGGCAATACCGAACGTGACAGGATCGCAGTCGAGGAATGGCTGATGTGGCAAATGGGCGGCGTAGGCCCGATGGCCGGCCAAGCGCATCACTTCCTTAAATACGCCCCACATCTGGACCCGCCACAAGACCATCCCTATCCGAAAGACCGCTATCGCAGTGAGGTCGGGCGTCTCTACGGCGTGCTCGACCGCAGGTTGGCCGAAAACGAATACGTCGCGGGCGATTTTTACTCCATTGCCGATATGTCGATCTGGGGCTGGGCGAGCCTGTGGGAAGGCCAACAACAAGTGCTGGAGGATAAACCGCATTTTACCCGCTGGCTGGACATGATGAGCGCTCGTCCTGCGGTAATAGCAGGCCGCGCGTTGCACGCAGACCTGCGCGGAGATCATCGGGATCAGAAATCACAGGGCGTTTTGTTTAAACGGTAA
- a CDS encoding N-acetyltransferase, which produces MTAIVQSASKSVPPETLADLLWSTDPKLNGYMFGKMDVLHKIIGTEWPAQQGLYSYKNAFTAMQHDKVAGLLIGHTDEEYSANFDFSVDNQANALGEDEALHLKSALHWMDRLFPAPRQNSYYILEFAVSPDMHGTGIAGQLFEVATKRALAGECNQICLDVAANNEAVSFYEHIGFNVEIETRVPVLDNEYGIGVHLHMVHEIDQSL; this is translated from the coding sequence TTGACTGCGATAGTACAATCGGCTTCTAAATCTGTTCCGCCCGAGACACTCGCCGATCTTCTTTGGAGCACAGATCCAAAACTAAACGGCTACATGTTTGGTAAAATGGATGTCTTGCACAAGATCATCGGAACGGAATGGCCTGCGCAACAGGGTTTGTATTCATACAAAAATGCCTTTACGGCCATGCAACACGACAAGGTTGCGGGTCTCCTTATTGGGCATACAGACGAAGAGTATTCTGCGAATTTCGATTTTTCCGTGGATAATCAGGCTAATGCTCTTGGCGAAGATGAAGCGCTTCATCTAAAATCTGCCTTGCATTGGATGGATCGGTTGTTTCCTGCCCCGCGTCAAAACTCCTACTACATTCTCGAATTCGCCGTGAGTCCAGATATGCATGGCACTGGTATTGCCGGCCAACTCTTTGAAGTAGCAACAAAACGAGCTTTGGCGGGCGAGTGCAATCAGATATGCCTTGACGTAGCCGCCAACAATGAAGCCGTTAGTTTTTATGAGCATATTGGATTTAACGTCGAAATTGAAACGCGCGTGCCCGTATTGGACAACGAATATGGAATAGGTGTGCACCTGCACATGGTCCACGAGATCGATCAAAGCCTCTGA
- a CDS encoding 2Fe-2S iron-sulfur cluster-binding protein — protein sequence MAKITYVEHGGTEHTVEVANGLTVMEGARDNNIPGIEADCGGACACSTCHVYIHPDWVERIPAKDDMEEDMLDFAYEPDPARSRLTCQIKVTDALDGLVVQMPEKQI from the coding sequence ATGGCAAAGATCACCTATGTCGAGCATGGCGGTACCGAACATACAGTCGAGGTCGCCAACGGACTGACAGTCATGGAAGGGGCCCGTGACAACAACATTCCCGGCATCGAGGCCGATTGCGGCGGTGCCTGCGCCTGCTCGACCTGCCACGTCTATATTCATCCTGACTGGGTCGAGAGAATCCCCGCCAAGGACGACATGGAAGAAGACATGCTTGACTTCGCCTATGAACCCGACCCGGCCCGCTCGCGCCTGACCTGCCAGATCAAGGTCACCGACGCGCTGGATGGTCTGGTTGTGCAGATGCCCGAAAAGCAGATCTGA
- a CDS encoding VCBS repeat-containing protein, whose amino-acid sequence MHSDAPRQPNRLWHRRARGAVLMVCIWLTGNMPAASGETKVFARFTEPTTRYAHGVLGDAIEYGALEIGVGTSLSSAVRRKVDSSKRSTVTIRLPEDRVFEDLAPRLADIDQDGLPEVIVVETQQHTGAQLAIYDVNGQKIAATPHIGKRNRWLAPIGAADLDGDGHVEIAYVDRPHLAKTLRIWRYKDGELIEIATIPGLTNHRIGEDFISGGLRQCETHPELILASADWSRIIGVSYSKGWRQKDLGPLNSLTDLANALKC is encoded by the coding sequence ATGCACTCTGATGCGCCGCGTCAGCCCAACCGCCTTTGGCACCGTCGGGCGCGTGGCGCTGTTCTGATGGTTTGCATTTGGCTAACGGGGAATATGCCCGCAGCCAGCGGCGAAACCAAAGTATTTGCTCGCTTCACGGAACCAACAACACGCTACGCCCATGGGGTGCTTGGCGACGCCATCGAATACGGTGCTTTGGAAATCGGCGTCGGTACAAGTCTTTCCTCGGCGGTGCGGCGAAAAGTCGATAGCTCCAAACGCTCGACCGTTACAATACGTCTGCCTGAAGACCGCGTATTCGAAGATCTTGCCCCACGCCTGGCCGATATCGATCAGGACGGGTTGCCCGAAGTCATCGTTGTAGAGACCCAGCAGCATACGGGTGCTCAACTGGCGATCTATGACGTCAATGGTCAAAAAATCGCCGCCACCCCCCATATCGGCAAGCGCAACCGCTGGCTCGCCCCCATCGGTGCCGCCGATCTGGATGGTGATGGACATGTCGAGATCGCCTATGTCGACCGCCCACACCTTGCGAAAACTCTGCGCATCTGGCGTTACAAAGACGGTGAACTCATTGAAATCGCGACAATCCCTGGCCTTACCAATCACAGGATCGGAGAAGATTTTATTTCAGGCGGTCTGCGCCAATGCGAAACGCACCCAGAGCTGATCCTCGCCAGCGCCGACTGGTCGCGGATCATAGGCGTCTCGTACAGCAAAGGCTGGCGACAAAAAGACCTCGGACCACTCAACAGTCTCACAGATCTGGCCAACGCACTAAAGTGCTGA
- the purD gene encoding phosphoribosylamine--glycine ligase translates to MNILILGSGGREHSLAWAVMQNPKCDRLIVAPGNAGIAQIAECAALDIEDGGAVVNFAEENAIDFVIVGPEAPLAAGVADRLREAGVLVFGPSAEAARLEASKSFTKEICDASGAPTAAYARFTEAEPAKEYIRAQGTPIVVKADGLAAGKGVIVAMDEQTALDAIDDMFGGAFGGAGAEVVIEEFMEGEEASLFVLCDGEDILSIGTAQDHKRVGEGDTGLNTGGMGAYSPAPVLSAEIEALAMDQIVHPTVAEMKRRGTPFQGVLYAGLMIKDGQPRLVEYNVRFGDPECQVLMMRLGAQAMDLMHAAAEGRLAETRVNWADDHAITVVMAAKGYPGSYEKGTVINGLGDLAEDSSNMVFHAGTKAAEGKVQAAGGRVLNVTARGETLKDARDRAYGMVEGVDWPEGFFRRDIGWRAL, encoded by the coding sequence ATGAATATCCTCATTCTCGGCAGCGGTGGACGCGAGCACAGTCTGGCTTGGGCGGTGATGCAAAACCCCAAATGTGATCGCCTGATTGTGGCGCCGGGGAATGCCGGGATCGCCCAGATCGCAGAGTGCGCGGCGTTGGATATCGAGGATGGCGGTGCTGTGGTCAACTTTGCCGAGGAAAACGCGATTGATTTCGTGATCGTTGGCCCCGAAGCGCCTTTGGCCGCAGGGGTTGCTGACCGGCTGCGGGAAGCGGGTGTGTTGGTTTTCGGGCCCTCGGCAGAAGCGGCGCGGCTGGAGGCCTCAAAAAGTTTCACCAAGGAAATCTGTGACGCATCCGGCGCGCCGACGGCGGCTTATGCCCGGTTCACCGAGGCTGAGCCCGCCAAGGAATACATCCGTGCGCAGGGGACCCCGATCGTGGTCAAGGCCGATGGGCTGGCTGCCGGGAAGGGCGTGATCGTTGCGATGGACGAGCAAACCGCCCTGGACGCGATTGACGACATGTTCGGCGGAGCCTTTGGTGGCGCGGGGGCCGAAGTGGTGATCGAGGAGTTCATGGAGGGCGAGGAGGCGTCTCTGTTCGTGCTCTGTGACGGAGAGGATATCCTGTCGATTGGCACCGCACAGGACCACAAACGCGTTGGCGAGGGCGATACAGGGCTGAACACTGGCGGGATGGGCGCCTATTCTCCGGCCCCGGTGCTAAGCGCCGAGATCGAGGCCCTTGCGATGGATCAGATCGTGCACCCGACGGTGGCCGAGATGAAGCGGCGCGGGACACCGTTTCAGGGTGTGCTCTACGCCGGTTTGATGATCAAGGATGGTCAGCCCAGGTTGGTGGAGTACAACGTGCGGTTCGGAGATCCCGAATGTCAGGTACTGATGATGCGCCTTGGCGCTCAGGCCATGGACCTGATGCACGCGGCGGCCGAGGGTCGCTTGGCTGAGACGCGGGTGAACTGGGCCGACGATCACGCCATCACGGTCGTGATGGCGGCAAAGGGGTATCCTGGTTCTTATGAAAAAGGCACTGTGATCAACGGCCTGGGCGATCTGGCCGAGGATAGTAGCAACATGGTATTCCACGCGGGGACAAAAGCGGCTGAAGGCAAGGTTCAGGCCGCGGGTGGCCGCGTTCTGAATGTGACTGCGCGTGGGGAAACGCTGAAAGACGCACGCGACCGGGCGTATGGCATGGTTGAAGGTGTTGATTGGCCTGAAGGGTTCTTCCGTCGCGACATCGGCTGGCGCGCGCTGTAG
- the xseA gene encoding exodeoxyribonuclease VII large subunit: protein MSDLLDDPIPGQNTPEYTVSDISGEVKRTLEGTFGRIRVRGEVGRVFKARSGHLYYDIKDDRNVLACTTWKGQISGLSVVPEEGLEVVVTGRLTAFGAQSKYNLNVDEVAVAGQGALMALLEKRKKQLESEGLFAAERKKPLPYLPQIIGVVTSPSGAVIRDILHRLRDRFPRKVLIWPVAVQGANCAPEVTRAIEGFNQLTPGGALPRPDLIIVARGGGSIEDLWGFNEESVARATAASEIPLISAVGHETDTTLIDYVSDRRAPTPTAAAELAVPVRMELLAWTNEQGARLSRASTDAVQRRSQRLRDLSRALPRPDTLLESPRQRLDQISERLPNALIRGVQNRRVKLLDSAARLRPSTLRSFVETRRDRWRNLSSRLSLRPIQRELETRRDALNRLSERLNTGQSTRLDRLRQQMDATDRLRETLSYKATLGRGYAVVRAEGEVITTKAQASGHAVLEIEFADGRLRTGAAGKAPPKKSKQAPPDQGSLF from the coding sequence ATGTCCGACCTGCTAGATGACCCGATTCCGGGTCAGAACACCCCTGAATACACTGTCTCGGACATCTCGGGCGAGGTGAAGCGCACGCTCGAGGGAACCTTTGGCCGAATCCGTGTGCGTGGAGAAGTGGGCCGCGTGTTCAAGGCCCGCTCGGGCCATCTGTATTACGACATAAAGGACGACCGGAACGTGCTGGCCTGCACAACTTGGAAAGGGCAGATTTCTGGTCTTTCAGTTGTTCCCGAAGAAGGCCTCGAGGTTGTCGTCACCGGGCGCCTGACAGCTTTTGGAGCCCAGTCGAAATACAACCTGAATGTCGATGAAGTCGCCGTCGCCGGGCAAGGCGCGCTGATGGCATTGCTGGAAAAGCGCAAAAAGCAGCTCGAATCCGAAGGCTTGTTTGCGGCTGAACGCAAGAAACCCCTGCCCTACTTGCCGCAGATCATCGGCGTTGTCACTTCGCCCTCCGGTGCGGTGATCCGAGACATCTTGCATCGGCTGCGTGATCGGTTCCCGCGCAAAGTACTGATCTGGCCCGTCGCGGTTCAGGGGGCAAACTGTGCCCCCGAAGTGACCCGCGCCATCGAAGGCTTCAATCAACTCACACCGGGCGGGGCCCTCCCGCGACCCGACCTGATTATCGTCGCGCGCGGCGGTGGGTCCATAGAAGACCTCTGGGGCTTCAACGAAGAAAGCGTCGCGCGCGCGACTGCAGCCTCAGAAATCCCGCTGATCTCGGCCGTCGGGCACGAGACGGACACCACCCTGATCGACTATGTCTCGGACCGCCGCGCGCCTACGCCAACCGCCGCTGCCGAACTTGCCGTACCGGTCCGCATGGAACTGCTGGCTTGGACCAACGAACAAGGGGCCCGCCTGTCGCGCGCCTCCACGGATGCCGTGCAACGCCGCAGCCAGCGTCTGCGCGACCTGTCCCGAGCCCTGCCCCGCCCCGATACACTGCTGGAAAGCCCGCGCCAAAGGCTCGACCAAATCTCGGAACGCCTGCCCAACGCGCTGATCCGGGGTGTTCAGAACCGCCGCGTCAAACTGCTGGACAGTGCGGCGCGTCTGCGCCCCTCGACCCTGCGCAGCTTTGTCGAAACCCGCCGCGATCGCTGGCGCAACCTGTCCTCACGCCTGTCACTGCGCCCGATCCAGCGCGAGCTGGAAACACGGCGCGACGCTCTGAATCGCCTATCCGAACGCCTGAACACCGGGCAATCCACGCGATTGGACCGCCTGCGCCAGCAGATGGACGCCACCGACCGCCTACGTGAAACGCTGAGCTACAAGGCGACGCTCGGACGTGGCTACGCCGTCGTGCGCGCCGAAGGAGAGGTCATCACAACCAAAGCTCAAGCCTCCGGTCACGCTGTTCTTGAGATCGAATTCGCTGACGGTCGCCTCAGGACCGGGGCTGCGGGCAAGGCGCCACCCAAGAAATCCAAACAGGCACCTCCTGATCAGGGATCGTTGTTCTGA
- a CDS encoding glutathione S-transferase family protein, giving the protein MLTIWGRKTSSNVQALMWCVGELGLEYQRHDLGHRFGGLDTAAFRALNPNKTIPVLQDGDNPPLWETGAILRYLATQYGEQAFWPSDPTRRATIDKWAEWAKLNVAMAFTVPVFWQIVRTPVEQQDQTAIHRAVSDLEIKLAIADKELDQNTFLAGEHFTLADIQFGHVLYRYYDIDIVRAPLPHLRRYYERLTERPAFQHHVMLDYEDLRPFQTPTSGP; this is encoded by the coding sequence ATGTTGACGATCTGGGGCCGTAAAACATCCTCGAACGTTCAGGCCCTAATGTGGTGCGTGGGTGAGCTTGGCCTAGAATACCAGCGTCACGATCTTGGCCATCGCTTCGGCGGGCTGGACACTGCAGCGTTTCGGGCACTGAACCCAAACAAAACCATCCCCGTCCTGCAAGATGGCGACAACCCACCGCTTTGGGAAACCGGCGCCATCCTGCGATATCTGGCCACCCAATATGGCGAACAGGCATTCTGGCCTTCAGATCCTACCCGGCGCGCCACGATCGACAAATGGGCCGAATGGGCGAAACTCAACGTGGCGATGGCGTTTACCGTTCCGGTGTTCTGGCAAATTGTGCGAACACCCGTTGAACAGCAGGACCAAACAGCGATCCATCGGGCCGTCAGCGATTTGGAAATCAAACTGGCAATCGCAGACAAGGAGCTGGACCAAAACACGTTCCTTGCGGGTGAGCATTTTACACTGGCGGATATACAGTTCGGCCACGTCCTTTACCGCTACTACGATATCGACATCGTCCGCGCACCGTTACCGCATCTGCGTCGATACTATGAACGGCTAACCGAAAGGCCCGCGTTTCAACATCACGTCATGCTGGACTATGAAGACCTGCGACCATTTCAGACCCCGACATCCGGTCCGTAG
- a CDS encoding lysoplasmalogenase: MTTLLFWIAAACALTYLPLTTRPAGTLRSTLKTASVVLLAGVAILASAPWLLILALTFCAIGDALLSREADSTFMAGIGAFAAGHIAYIALFLMSPSSNPELIFDHPAIFWSLIILGIVMATLLTPRAGDLKIPVLAYIPIILGMGITVLALPETGALRWALPAAMAFIASDLALATEKFLLPANHPTLKLTPYLVWPLYWAAQAGFLIAFT, encoded by the coding sequence ATGACGACACTTCTTTTCTGGATTGCGGCGGCCTGCGCGCTGACCTACCTGCCACTTACTACGCGCCCGGCCGGCACCCTGCGTAGCACGCTGAAAACAGCATCGGTCGTGCTGCTGGCAGGTGTCGCCATACTGGCAAGCGCGCCATGGCTCCTGATCCTCGCCCTCACCTTCTGCGCGATAGGCGATGCCCTTCTGTCACGCGAAGCCGACAGCACATTCATGGCAGGCATCGGTGCATTTGCTGCGGGGCATATTGCCTATATCGCCTTGTTTTTGATGAGCCCCAGCAGCAACCCTGAACTGATCTTCGACCACCCCGCGATCTTCTGGTCCCTTATCATCCTGGGCATCGTTATGGCCACGCTGCTCACCCCCCGCGCCGGAGACCTCAAAATCCCCGTGCTCGCTTATATTCCAATCATCCTGGGCATGGGCATCACCGTTCTTGCCCTTCCCGAAACTGGAGCCTTACGCTGGGCCCTTCCCGCCGCGATGGCCTTCATCGCCTCGGACCTGGCGCTTGCGACTGAAAAGTTCCTGCTACCTGCCAATCACCCGACCCTGAAGCTTACGCCCTATCTGGTCTGGCCGCTTTACTGGGCTGCCCAAGCCGGGTTTCTGATCGCCTTCACCTGA